The genomic DNA taaaaaagctAGTATGGAGCACAACCAAAATTGACAATCCAATCCATGACACTGAACAACATAAACATTGCATTATTCTTACTAAATTAATTTCGCAGTCTTGTGTTTGGACATTATTAACACTGAATTTCTGTAATGCATCAGTCAGTCAGTCACAGCAACAATCGATCAGATCAATTTCATCGAACGCTTTCTCACATACATTTCATCGAACAGCTAATGTACATATCAGAAACCCAGTTGCTGTTAAGCAACCAACGCAGCTCATAAACACAAAGTTACATTAATTTGGTCCAAAAAATTCACCAAACAAATGCAATACATATCAGAATCCAACggaaattaacaaaataaacgAAGGGAGTCAACGACCACTCAGTAACAGTATTGAAATTACCGACACCGTAACCCGCAAATCAACGATACAATTGAAATTGGACATGAAATAGGTCGGAGAAATTACCTAGAATGTCGATATGGAAGTTCAAAGTGAGCTGAGGCACTTCTTAAGAAGAGAACGCACTGGTAGGGGACCGGCTTTGTTCGTAATCCTGGAATTGCTTCGCTTCCGACACGACGCTGTCTCACCGGTGTAGGGGCTACTCTTTGTCGTAGAGGAAAAGCACGGTAGATGATAGAAATCGACTCCTTAAGCTTGAGATGTCTagcagaggaagaaggaggATGGGGGGCCAACTAATTGGAAATCGCAGGGGAAGAACACGGATGAAAAAGGggtttgggggggggggggggcagcATTCGTTTGCCAAACGATAATTGAAAGTCAAGGGGATTTATGAAATGGGGCCCACAACGGTCATTAACCCATTTTGTCTTCTACCtcagttaaaatcaaagttaaagttttcgtgactttaactccgaatccaaacggcccgtaatattttcaataatttataatgCATGGTTTACATAATAGAATTAGCAGAAAAAattttcacatcatattcCGGATGAGGTAACATGACAAgctaaaaaacaaaaaaaagataatcatATTCTGTGCAACGGATGAGCTAATACGAATTATACgacaacccaaaaaaaaaagatatatataatcataaaatGTATGCCTAAGcccccaaaatatatatatataatgtataccTAACGTGAGCGGCAGGATTCGAACCTGCGCGGGCAAAGCCCACATGATTTCTAGTCATGCCCGATAACCACTCCGGCACGCCCACTTTAATGATATTGTACTGAACAATAATATATGTCTAACTAATTTTTAGGGTTACTAAAACGCGAAAGTTTAATGGGCCAGCAGCCCAATGATAATATACGAAACTAGtcgagggaaaaaagaaacgaAAAACCTAATTAGTAAGCACGATATAAATTCTCTCCCTTCTCCCTCTCTAGTCTCGTTCAATCCGGCAGAAACCCTAGCAAAACCCTAGCTCTCTAGTAAACAATGGTGGTGCTaacttctcttctttgtttgCTCTCTTTCAAAATTCGTTTCTTTTCTGTCCGTTTGTTCTGTATTGACTGAGAGCGCTTACATGATTTGACTTTGATTTGCAGACGGGAGAAGCAGTGAATCCCAAGGCGTACCCTCTTGCGGATGCGCAGCTTACTATTACGATTCTAGATCTTGTCCAGCAAGCGGCGAACTACAAGCAGCTCAAGAAGGGTGCTAATGAAGGTGGGTTCCTGTCCTTCCTCTCTCTAACTTCTTTGTCGGCTGTGTCTGTCCTGTAAGTGAATTTTCTATGGTCGTTTCTGATGCTTCTGTCCGTTCGATGTTCAGCCACAAAGACCCTGAACAGGGGTATCTCGGAGTTCATTGTGATGGCTGCTGACACCGAGCCTCTCGAGATTCTGCTCCATCTGCCTTTACTGGCTGAAGACAAGGTATTTGTTGAAAagactttctttttttttcaatccgATGCCTGTTCAGTATTAGAACTTCCTACATTGGGGTGCCATAAGACCTCATT from Punica granatum isolate Tunisia-2019 chromosome 2, ASM765513v2, whole genome shotgun sequence includes the following:
- the LOC116197771 gene encoding NHP2-like protein 1, yielding MTGEAVNPKAYPLADAQLTITILDLVQQAANYKQLKKGANEATKTLNRGISEFIVMAADTEPLEILLHLPLLAEDKNVPYVFVPSKQALGRACGVTRPVIACSVTTNEASQLKSQIQQLKDAIEKLLI